A stretch of the Meiothermus sp. QL-1 genome encodes the following:
- a CDS encoding molybdopterin oxidoreductase family protein, protein MPFEHSRTDTHCPFCAMQCRLQVVADGSVAPLVHPINGGRLCVLGLSSGALVQHPERLTTPLVRKDGVLTPCSWEEALEVAAEGFLRIARTHGPAANAVYGSGSLTNEKAYLLGKLARLALKTPHVDYNGRYCMSAAATAQNLAFGLDRGLNRPLADLAQHDLILLAGSNVAECLPMLMPHLMAAKRGGTRFIVVDPRQTLTAKLADLHLPLRPGTDLALANALFKVLPKNQAFIEAHTQGFEEALKAVEGCTLAWAAEVCSLEVGALEQAVALLSQAQRPLILTGRGADQNARGVQTTLAYINLALCLGGEFGTLTGQANGQGGREMGQKSDQLPGYRSIENPADRAAVARVWGVSPEALPGKGKSAFEILEAIEQGEIRGLLVLGSNPAASSPQADRVRSALARMEHLVVIDPFLSETASLARVVLPGSLWFEESGTTTNLEGRVVLRQALQDPPKGVRRDWETLVDLAQRLGAGAYFRYQDTEEVFNELRQATRGAKADYFGITYERLKRGEALFWPCPHPHHPGTPRPLAQGFAHPEGKARFFPTPYTPPAEATDAQFPLALTTGRVLYHYLTGNLTRRIERLRKKSPEPYLEVHPETAKRLGLEEGRPCEVQSPRARARYTVRLNPKIRPDTVFVPFHWEGPLAVNRLTNPALDPLCGMPEFKFAAVSLAPTE, encoded by the coding sequence ATGCCTTTTGAACACAGTCGTACCGATACCCACTGCCCCTTCTGCGCGATGCAATGCCGCTTGCAGGTGGTGGCCGATGGTAGCGTGGCTCCCCTGGTTCATCCCATCAACGGGGGCCGACTTTGCGTGTTGGGTCTGAGCAGCGGGGCCCTGGTGCAGCACCCCGAGCGGCTCACCACCCCCCTGGTGCGCAAGGACGGGGTGCTAACCCCCTGTAGCTGGGAGGAAGCCCTGGAGGTGGCTGCCGAGGGATTTTTGCGCATTGCGCGCACGCACGGCCCCGCGGCCAACGCGGTGTATGGGAGCGGCTCGCTGACCAACGAGAAGGCCTACCTGCTGGGCAAGCTGGCCCGGCTGGCCCTCAAAACGCCCCACGTGGACTACAACGGGCGCTACTGCATGTCCGCTGCCGCCACCGCGCAGAACCTGGCTTTTGGCCTGGATAGGGGCCTGAACCGCCCCCTGGCCGACCTGGCCCAGCACGATCTGATTCTGCTGGCCGGTTCCAACGTAGCCGAGTGCCTACCCATGCTGATGCCCCACCTGATGGCGGCCAAGCGAGGGGGTACTCGCTTTATCGTGGTGGATCCGCGCCAGACCCTTACCGCTAAACTAGCTGACCTGCACCTACCCCTAAGGCCGGGCACCGACCTAGCTCTGGCCAACGCCCTCTTCAAGGTGTTGCCTAAGAACCAGGCCTTTATTGAGGCGCACACCCAGGGGTTTGAGGAGGCCCTGAAGGCGGTGGAGGGCTGCACCCTGGCCTGGGCGGCAGAGGTGTGCAGCCTGGAAGTGGGGGCTTTGGAGCAAGCAGTAGCCCTACTGTCCCAGGCCCAGAGGCCCCTTATCCTCACCGGGCGGGGGGCCGACCAGAACGCGCGGGGGGTGCAGACCACCCTGGCCTACATCAACCTGGCGCTCTGCCTGGGTGGGGAGTTCGGCACCCTCACCGGCCAGGCCAACGGCCAGGGCGGGCGCGAGATGGGGCAGAAGAGCGACCAGCTCCCGGGCTACCGCTCCATTGAAAACCCCGCCGACCGGGCCGCCGTGGCCCGGGTCTGGGGGGTTTCGCCCGAGGCCCTGCCCGGCAAGGGAAAGAGCGCTTTTGAAATCCTGGAGGCCATTGAGCAGGGCGAGATTCGGGGGCTTCTGGTGCTGGGGAGCAACCCCGCCGCCTCTTCGCCCCAGGCCGACCGTGTGCGCTCGGCACTGGCGCGGATGGAGCACCTAGTGGTCATAGACCCTTTCCTCTCGGAGACCGCCTCGCTGGCCCGGGTGGTGCTGCCCGGCAGCCTGTGGTTCGAGGAGAGCGGCACCACCACCAACCTCGAGGGCCGGGTGGTGCTGCGCCAAGCCCTGCAAGACCCGCCCAAAGGGGTTCGGCGCGACTGGGAGACCCTGGTGGACCTGGCCCAGCGCCTAGGCGCAGGGGCCTACTTTCGCTACCAGGACACAGAGGAGGTCTTCAACGAACTGCGCCAGGCCACCCGGGGGGCCAAAGCCGACTATTTTGGCATTACTTACGAGCGCCTAAAGCGGGGCGAGGCCCTCTTCTGGCCCTGCCCCCACCCCCACCACCCCGGTACCCCCCGGCCCTTGGCCCAGGGTTTCGCCCACCCAGAGGGCAAGGCCCGCTTCTTCCCCACCCCCTACACCCCGCCCGCCGAGGCCACCGATGCCCAATTTCCCCTGGCCCTTACCACCGGCCGGGTGCTCTACCACTACCTCACCGGCAACCTGACCCGACGCATTGAGCGGCTCCGCAAAAAAAGCCCCGAACCCTACCTGGAGGTGCACCCCGAGACCGCCAAGCGGCTGGGGCTCGAGGAGGGCCGGCCCTGCGAGGTGCAAAGCCCCAGGGCCCGCGCACGCTACACCGTGCGGCTCAACCCCAAGATCCGCCCCGACACGGTCTTCGTCCCTTTCCACTGGGAGGGGCCCTTGGCGGT
- the cysC gene encoding adenylyl-sulfate kinase — protein sequence MAERRNGLVVWFTGLSGAGKTTLAQALHKRLEAAGYPTELLDGDEVREHLSKGLGFSREDRDTNIRRIGYVANLLAKHGVVVLVSAISPYRATREEVLAQAPRKLEVFVDAPLEVVARRDVKGLYARALRGEIPQFTGVNDPYEPPLHPDLHLRTDQENLETCLKRLIRALEPLGIRLEVAA from the coding sequence ATGGCGGAGCGTAGGAACGGCCTGGTGGTCTGGTTCACCGGTCTTTCCGGCGCAGGCAAGACCACCCTGGCCCAGGCCTTGCACAAGCGCCTCGAGGCCGCCGGTTATCCCACCGAGCTTTTGGACGGGGACGAGGTGCGGGAGCACCTTTCCAAAGGGCTGGGCTTCAGCCGGGAAGACCGCGATACCAACATCCGGCGCATCGGCTACGTGGCCAACCTGCTGGCCAAACACGGGGTGGTGGTGCTGGTGAGCGCCATCAGTCCCTACCGCGCCACCCGCGAGGAGGTGCTGGCGCAGGCCCCCCGCAAGCTCGAGGTCTTTGTGGACGCCCCGCTGGAGGTGGTGGCCCGGCGCGATGTGAAGGGCCTTTACGCCCGCGCCTTGCGCGGAGAAATCCCCCAGTTCACCGGGGTAAACGACCCCTACGAGCCGCCTTTGCATCCCGATCTGCACCTTCGCACCGACCAGGAAAACTTAGAGACCTGCCTAAAGCGGCTTATTCGGGCGCTAGAGCCTTTGGGTATACGGCTGGAGGTGGCAGCTTGA
- a CDS encoding phosphoadenylyl-sulfate reductase, whose product MSPDWNENTHPQEVIRWALETYPDLLMPSGFNLNGVVLIDLAYQAGYRGEVVFVDTGYHFHETLQTRDRLAERYTGLRFVTLSAGLGPEEWGQERYRTDPDGCCAVRKVAPLQAYLEQKKPSALLNARSREQAPTRAHLGFVEPGERVRINPLAYWSKEQLEAYAKAQGLPVNPLYWSGFLSIGCWPCTRAVRPGEALRAGRWEGRGKSECGLWVGKNAI is encoded by the coding sequence TTGAGTCCCGACTGGAACGAAAACACCCACCCGCAAGAGGTTATCCGGTGGGCCCTGGAAACCTACCCCGACCTCCTGATGCCCAGCGGCTTCAACCTGAACGGGGTGGTGCTGATCGACCTGGCCTACCAGGCCGGCTACCGGGGCGAGGTGGTCTTTGTGGACACCGGCTACCACTTCCACGAGACCCTACAGACCCGCGACCGGCTGGCCGAGCGCTATACGGGGCTGCGCTTCGTGACCCTCTCGGCTGGGCTGGGGCCGGAGGAATGGGGCCAGGAGCGCTACCGTACCGACCCCGACGGCTGCTGCGCGGTGCGCAAGGTAGCCCCGCTGCAAGCCTACCTCGAGCAAAAAAAGCCCAGCGCCCTGCTCAACGCCCGCAGCCGCGAGCAGGCCCCTACCCGGGCTCACCTGGGCTTCGTAGAGCCGGGCGAGCGGGTGCGCATCAACCCGCTGGCCTACTGGAGCAAGGAGCAGCTCGAGGCCTACGCCAAGGCCCAAGGCCTGCCCGTGAACCCCCTGTACTGGAGCGGTTTCCTGAGCATCGGCTGCTGGCCCTGTACCCGCGCGGTACGCCCCGGCGAGGCCCTGCGGGCAGGCCGCTGGGAAGGTCGGGGCAAGAGCGAGTGCGGGCTTTGGGTGGGTAAGAACGCAATCTAG
- the sat gene encoding sulfate adenylyltransferase: MEKITNVVNISLPLPHGGQLVDRLRPEAPEAYAHLPAIHLSERSYADLELIATGVYSPLEGFMGQADYRQVLAEMRLQNGLPWSIPITLPVEEAETYRPGQRVRLVYRGQTVGLMEVTERYRPDKEAEARQVYRTTDPAHPGVAALLASGPVYLAGPIWLLKLSRGAFPEHHHTPAETRALFAQKGWRTVVAFQTRNPIHRAHEYLHKVALELVDGLFLNPLVGETKSDDVPAAVRMKAYQVLLQHYYPPERVLLGVYPAAMRYAGPREAILHAISRKNYGCTHFIVGRDHAGVGSYYGPFEAQEIFAQFSKDEIGIEILKFDHTFYCRACGSIVSRRTCPHGLEHHLLLSGTKVRELLRAGQGLPPEFTRPEVAEVLRQAYAGKEAGTWKS, encoded by the coding sequence ATGGAAAAGATTACAAATGTTGTAAATATTTCTCTGCCCCTACCCCACGGCGGGCAGCTGGTAGACCGCCTACGCCCCGAAGCGCCGGAGGCCTACGCCCACCTGCCGGCCATCCACCTCAGCGAGCGCAGCTATGCCGACCTCGAGCTCATCGCCACCGGGGTCTACTCCCCCCTGGAGGGCTTCATGGGCCAGGCCGACTACCGCCAGGTGCTGGCCGAGATGCGGCTGCAAAACGGCCTGCCCTGGAGCATTCCCATTACCCTACCGGTGGAGGAGGCCGAGACCTATAGGCCGGGCCAGAGGGTGCGGCTGGTCTACCGCGGCCAGACCGTGGGCCTTATGGAGGTAACCGAACGCTACCGCCCCGACAAGGAGGCCGAGGCCCGCCAGGTCTACCGTACCACCGACCCCGCCCACCCGGGGGTGGCGGCCCTTCTGGCCTCGGGGCCGGTTTACCTGGCCGGCCCCATCTGGCTCCTAAAGCTCAGCCGCGGGGCCTTTCCCGAGCACCACCACACCCCGGCCGAGACCCGGGCCCTCTTCGCGCAAAAGGGCTGGCGCACGGTGGTGGCCTTCCAGACCCGCAACCCCATCCACCGGGCCCACGAGTATTTGCACAAGGTGGCGCTCGAGTTGGTGGACGGGCTGTTCTTGAACCCACTAGTAGGCGAGACCAAAAGCGACGATGTGCCGGCTGCGGTGCGAATGAAGGCCTACCAGGTGCTCTTGCAGCACTACTACCCCCCTGAGCGGGTGCTGCTCGGGGTCTACCCCGCGGCCATGCGCTACGCTGGGCCGCGCGAGGCCATTCTGCACGCCATCAGCCGCAAAAACTACGGCTGCACCCATTTCATCGTGGGGCGCGACCACGCCGGGGTGGGCTCGTACTACGGCCCCTTTGAGGCCCAGGAGATCTTCGCCCAGTTCTCCAAAGACGAAATCGGCATCGAAATCCTCAAGTTCGACCACACCTTCTACTGCCGAGCCTGCGGCAGCATCGTAAGCCGCCGCACCTGCCCCCATGGCCTCGAGCACCACCTGCTGCTTTCCGGTACCAAGGTGCGCGAGCTGCTGCGAGCAGGCCAGGGGCTGCCCCCAGAGTTCACCCGGCCCGAGGTGGCCGAGGTGCTGCGCCAGGCCTACGCAGGCAAGGAGGCTGGAACGTGGAAGTCCTGA